A DNA window from bacterium contains the following coding sequences:
- a CDS encoding SRPBCC family protein produces MARSSQTVHIDAPPASVFGFVADRFRAGRLDPRLQVLRVESEDGRPRTVHLLVTVPGMRRMELVADVAAFEPNRLIVLRSLPPSHGLQFNLRYACVPAETGSNLTCDIEIRMGGLAAGFLGPLLKRNIAQHVGRMLDVAKRELERGRTAGF; encoded by the coding sequence GTGGCTCGATCCTCCCAGACGGTCCACATTGACGCCCCACCGGCGAGCGTCTTTGGGTTCGTCGCCGATCGCTTTCGTGCCGGCCGTTTGGACCCCCGCCTCCAGGTGCTTCGGGTCGAATCAGAAGACGGCAGGCCTCGGACCGTCCACCTTCTCGTCACGGTACCCGGGATGAGGCGGATGGAACTCGTCGCGGACGTTGCCGCTTTTGAACCTAACCGGTTGATCGTGCTGCGATCGTTGCCACCGAGCCACGGACTCCAATTCAATCTGCGGTATGCGTGCGTCCCGGCGGAGACCGGATCCAACCTGACCTGTGACATCGAGATCAGGATGGGAGGGCTGGCCGCAGGTTTCCTCGGCCCCCTCCTGAAGCGGAATATTGCGCAGCATGTTGGCCGGATGCTCGACGTCGCCAAGCGGGAATTAGAACGGGGGAGGACCGCCGGGTTCTAA
- a CDS encoding DoxX family protein: MIFALWIVQGLLALIFLFTGGMKLMLPLEALTKQVPLPGLLLRFVGVAEVLGAIGLILPGLLGIREGLTPLAAAGLVIVMIGATAFTLVEMGAALALIPLVVGLLSAFVAVGRWRLLPNRGSARPSRLQPAGHSRQG, translated from the coding sequence ATGATCTTTGCACTGTGGATCGTTCAAGGGCTGCTCGCGCTCATCTTTCTGTTCACCGGTGGAATGAAGCTGATGTTGCCGCTCGAGGCACTGACGAAGCAAGTGCCGCTGCCGGGGCTGCTCTTGCGGTTCGTGGGGGTGGCGGAGGTGCTCGGAGCGATCGGCTTGATCCTCCCCGGGCTCTTGGGCATTCGGGAGGGCCTGACACCGCTGGCCGCGGCCGGGCTGGTGATCGTTATGATCGGGGCGACCGCGTTCACGCTGGTCGAAATGGGCGCCGCGCTGGCACTGATCCCGCTCGTGGTCGGGCTCCTCTCGGCGTTTGTCGCCGTCGGCCGCTGGCGACTGTTGCCGAATCGTGGTTCGGCCCGTCCGTCACGCCTTCAACCGGCCGGCCACTCACGTCAAGGGTGA